The following nucleotide sequence is from Synechococcus sp. CBW1004.
TGCGGACTCGGATGGTCGATGCAGGTCAGCGGCTGCCGCTGCCCCACGGGACAGTCAGGATCGATCCGTGTGCCGCGGCCCCCAGGGTGGCGGGTCTGCCGTCCTTCGTTGCGTCGCCAGCTCAGGCTCATGGTTCCCGCCGCCTTCACTCCCCGCCGCGATCCCGGCGCCGCGATCCCCTCCGAGGGGCCGCTGGCCGGCCTGGATCCTGGACGCAGCAAGTGCGGTCTGGTGCTGAGCGATCCGCAACGCCGCCGTATCCGTGTGGCCCGGGTGCTGCCGCCGGAGGCGGCCTGGCAGGAGCTGCAGCGCTGGCGAAGGCAGGACGGGCTGGTGGCGGTGGTGCTCGGGGATGGCACCGGTTCGCAGGCCTGGCAGGCGCGCCTGACCCCGTTGCTGCCGGTCTGTCTGGTGGAGGAACGGGGCACGACGCTGGCCGCCCGAGAACGCTTCTGGCAGCTCGAACCGCCTCGGGGCTGGCGTCGCCTGCTGCCGGCGGGGCTGCGGCAGCCCCCGCGCGACTGGGATGACGTGGTGGCCCAACTGCTGCTGGAGCGGTATCTGGGCCATCCGCTCGAGCGTTGCGAGGCTGATGGGCTGCCTCCGATCAGAACTTCGCCCGCACGGTGAAGGCGTAGTCGCCACCGGGTTCGAGCTGATAGTCGGCGCGCAGCAGGAAGCGAAGCAGGGCGTCCTGGATCAGGGCCCGCCCCAGCGAGGGCTCCACGCGCAGCTCGCCCCGGTCAAAGGCCCAGCAGAAGCTCCACTGGAACCCGCCGGCGATCACCTCTCCCTCCAGCACCGCCGGGCGGAAGCTGCGGCGCAGCACGCGCAGCTGGGCATGGGTGGTCGGCAGCCGGGCCATGCCCTTCAGGATGCCTGCTCGCTGATCCGGAAACCGTTCAGCCGGTTGCCGGCCCGCTCGAGGCCCTGACGGCGGATCAGATCCACGCCCGTGAGCACCTCGTCGAGCACCTGATCCAGGATCGGCCGCTCCTCGGCGTTGAACCGTCCCAGCACGTGGGACACGGTGCGCTCGCGCCGCTGGCTGGGGTCTCCGGCCGGGGCACCGATGCCGATCCGCAGCCGTGCGAAGGCCTCCGTCCCCAGATGGGCGATGGTGCTGCGCAGACCGTTGTGGCCCCCGGCACTGCCCGAGGCCCGCAGGCGCAACCGGCCGAAGGGCAGATCCATGTCGTCGACGATCACCAGGAGCTGCTGGGGGGTGAGGCCGAACCAGTCGAGAGCGGCACGGATCGAGCGGCCGCTGTCGTTCATGTAGGTCTGGGGCTTGAGCAGTCGCACACGCCGGGCGCCGCTGCCGACGTCGGCGAGCAGCCCATGCAGCCGGCCCTGCTGGCGGTAGCTGCCACGTTCGTGCTCCACGAGACGATCGAGGGCGAGAAAGCCGACGTTGTGGCGGGTGTCGCTATAGCGATCGCCGGGATTCCCCAGGCCGACGAGCAGTTGCAGATCCAAGCGTGGCCAGACAGGAGCTCAGCTGGCTGAGGCGCCGCTGGGGGACGAGGCTTCGGTCGCTGCCGAGTTGGCGACGGTGGCTGTCCCGACTTCGGCGGCAGCGGTTGTGGTGGCGGCTGCCTGCGACTGAGAGGACTCCGGCGTGGCGTCCAGAGCGGTGCGGAACTGCTCTTCGAAACCCTGGGAGGCGGACTGGAGGCCCTTGAGGGTGCGTCCCAGGGTCTTGCCCAGTTCGGGCAGGCGCTTGGGGCCGAACACAAGCAGAGCGATGGCGGCGATCACCGCCATTTCCGGCAGGCCGATACCGAAGACGTTCATGGGAGAGAGGGTGCCGCCGCGGGCGGAATCAGCCGATGCCGTTCCAGTTGACGTTGATGCCTTCGAGAAGCAGCGACTTGTTGTACAGCTGCAGGATCACCAACAGGAACACCAGGAACAGCGCCATGAACACGCCCATCACCGGGGTGGTGCCCCAGCCCGGGACCACCTTGCCGTACTCGGAGTTCAGCGGACGCAGGATGTCTCCCAGGCGGGTGCGTTGAGCCATGGCCGATCGAAGCTCTCAGGCTGGAGGTCGTGGCCGGTAGTGTACGAGCCTCGGCGGCCCCTTCGTTGGGCCTGTCGAGAGTTGTGACGCTCCCGCTGCCTTTCCCCCCCCCCGTACCCCATGGATCCCTCCAGCACCTCTCCGGCCCTGTCCGTGGCGATTGCGGTGCTGGTGGTGCTGCTGGCTCTGACCGGTTTCGGGATCTACACCGCCTTCGGGCCCCCGTCGCGGGGTCTCACCGACCCCTTCGACGACCACGACGACTGAAGCTGGCTTCAGGCCCTGCCTGCTCCAGGGCGCCAAAGCGGTCGGGGTTCTGTATCAGGTCTCCCCTGCCCACTCCGCTCCAGGGCTGGCTGTGGTCAGGCTTCTGGCTCACAGACGATCCGCCAGCAGCAGAGCTCCCACGGGCGGATGAGCAGCGGATCAGCGCCGGTCGGCTCCGGCGTCGGCTGATCCAGTGCGTCGACCCGCTGCAGCACCCGCCAGGGAGCGGGCAGCCGCAGCCGGTGACGGCAGGGGCCCTCGTTCTGCACGGTGAGGATCAGCGCCGCCGGTTCCTCCTGCGGCTGCGAGAGCAGCGCCATGGGCTCCACCCCGGCCATCGGCCCGGCTGCACGCAGGCCCACGAGGCGCAGGTCGGCCTCCAACGCCGGGAATCCCGGCCAGGCGCCTCGCCGGCGTGACGTAAGCGCTGGTTGCATCGACGCCTCGGGTCTTGGCGGGGGCACGGACGCTGCCTGCGCCCCGGCGCTCCTGGTTCTGCAGGCTGTCTTGGCCTCCGTGCTCTGCTCGGCCGTGCGCTCCTCCGGAGGGTGGGCCGGTCGCAGCCACAGCGGCTCGCGCAGTCGCCTCGCCTCCTTGGGCACCCCGGCCTGTCTCCAGCCGCCCGAAGCGGGCATCAGGGCCAGGCGCTGGCGCTGCCAGCCGTTGTCGGCGCCCGGATCAGGCCAGGTGGGAGCCCGCAGCAGGGAAACCGTCAGCCGCTCCGCTCCAGCCGAGACCCCCTGAGGACCATCGAGCAGCACCGCCAGCTCCGGGGCGGCGATCCAGCTCAGGGCCGTGACCTCCCAGCGGGCCTGCTCCCGCGGTGTGCGCGGCTCCGCCGGGCGCTCGAGCACGCCACCGGTGCAATCCGCCGCCCAGCGGGGCTGGGGGGCCGCCAGGGGAATCTCCAGCTGCAGCAGCTCATGGCGCTGCCGCCACCGCACGCTCAGCATCAGTTCGAGGGCGGGGCTGCCCGCCAGCAGGCGCAGGCTCAGCCGCAGATGGCTCCCGCCGCACCGTCCCCGCCAGACCAGCTCGGCGCACAGGGGGCCGTCGGCCTGCACGGTCGGGCCCGGCTGCCAGTTCCATGCGAGCGGATGGTCGCGATGATCGGGAGCCAGGTCCCAGGCATCCCAGAATTCGCCCTGATCGCGCCAACGGCACCAGCGCAGCGGGGCGCCGAGCAACGCCCGGCCCGTGGCGTCCCACAGCTGCTCCACGCCCTCGGCTCCGCAGCGGGCGCTCACCAGGCCATTGCCCAGTCGCCAGCACCCCTCTCCTTCCGCGGTGAGGGTCACCGGCCCTTCGATCGGCAGGGGGGCCGCCACCTCGCCTGCCGCCGCGCGCGAGCGCCGCAGGGCCAGGGCAGAGACGCCGGCCTCCAGCGGCAGCTGCACCCAGACGCCCCCCTCTCGGGCGGGCTGGCCCTTCAGAGCCCTGCCGCTCCTGGGGCCGCTGGCCAGCCGCCAGAGTCCTGCGGGCAGGCGACGGCAGCGCGGCGCCGCTGCCAGGGGGTGCAGCTGGGCCACCCACCATCCCTCTGAGGTGGGGAGCCTTGCCGCTCCTGGTCGCGGCGGACTCTGGTGATCATCGCTGGGGTGCAGGGACTCGACGGCTGGCCCCGGCTCCGCTGCGGGCCAGTCCGCCTGCGCCTCCAGTCCGGCGAGAAGGGCCAGATCGCGCTGGCGTCGGGCCTGCCGTCGCGCCGCCCGCCACTCCGGTTCCGCCTGCTCGAACACCTCCGGGATCGAGGTGCCCGGCAGGATGTCGTGGAACTGCTGGAACAGCAGCGGCCGCCAGTCGACCGGCGCCACCGCGGCGCTGTGACGACGATGCTGCTCGCCGGATAGGGAGGGGCGTCGCGGTATCTCGACTCCGCGGGACAGGTCATCCGCAGCCATGGCTTCCCTCCCTTGGGCCGCGCTGGCGTCGTGAGCGCCCACCGCCTGTGGTTCCGGGAGCCGTTGTGGCGCTCCGGCAGAAGCGTCGCTGCACGGCCGGGTTTCGCTCCGTGCCGCCAGGGGGTCGGCGATGCCCATGCTCCGCAGCAGCGCCCGGGCCAGCTCGGCTTCCCGCAACAGGCGCTCCAGGGTGCGGTTGTGACGTTTCTGGTCGGGGCGGCTGGTGGCGCAGCCGCGGTGCAGCTCCAGATACAGCTCATCGCGCCAGACCGGCAGCCGCGGAACCAGTGGCTCCAGCTGCGCCAGGTGTTCGCGCAGGGTGCCGTGCTGCAGCGGCGCCATCGCCGGCTGCCGCTGCCAGAGCGCCAGCTGCGCGAGCATCTCGGCGGTGGGTCCGCCGCCGTGATCCCCCACCCCCGGCAGCCACAGCAGTTCCCCCACGCCGCTGATCCGCTGCCACGTCAGGCGCTGGCTCTCGATCGCCACCGGGTCGCCGTCGGTGCCGATCGGCGCGGTCATCAGGGCCAGGAGCTCGGCGCCGCAGCGGCTGCGCCAGCGGAACAGCCGATGGGGGAAGGGATGGGTGGCGTTCCAGGCCAGCTTGTGGGTGCAGAACCAGCGCACGCCCGTGCCGCTGGCGACCGCCGGGAGGCCGGCGGCGAAGCCGAAGCTGTCGGGCAGCCAGGCCAGCTCGTGGCGCCACTCCGGAAAGGCGCGGCGGCTGTACCCCTGGCCCAGCTGGAACTGCCGCAGCAACGAAGGCGTCTCGATCAGCTGGCAGTCGCTTTCCACCCAGGGGCCATTGAGGGGTTCCCAGCGCCCCTGGCGCATCGCCGTGCGGATACGCGCGAAGAGGGCCGGTCGATGCCGCTCCAGCCAGGCGTAGAGCGCCGGGGTGGAGTGGCCGAAGCGCAGCTCCGGCCAGCGCTCCATCAGCTCCAGGACTGAGCGGAAGGTGCGCTCCGCCGCCTGCCAGGTGTCGGCCACCGGCCACAGCCAGGCCAGATCGAGGTGGGCATGGCCCAGCAGCCGCACCGAGCCACCGCCGGGGCCTGGTGACAGCCCCCGCTCGCGCCGCAGATCCTCCAGCTCGGCCACCACCGGGCGGAGCAGGCCGTGGGGATCGGCCGGATCGTCGGGCTCCAGCTCCAGGCGGCTGTGGATCAGAGCACCGTCGTCATGGAGGGGGCTGGTCAGCCGCAGCTCCAGCTCCAGGGGCTCGCCCTGCCACCAGCGCGGTGGCAGGGGCCAGCGGCAGGCGGTGTCGAACAGGTCGCCGCGGTGCACGCAGACCCCATCGACGATCAGCTCGGCGGCCTCGGCCCACCAGCGGAGGCACAGGCGTGCCACGGCGCTGCCGGCGAGCTCGCGCCACTCCTCCGGCCGTTCCAGCCGCCAGCGCAACCGCAGCAGCTGAGCGCCCCGGGGCCAGATGATCAGCCCCCGCGCCGCCCAGTCGGGCCTGTGCAGGCGGCCCCAGGGAGTCTCCAGGGCACTGGCGCCGTCCTGCCGCGGCGGCTGGGGCTGCCAGAGGGGCTGGAGGTCGAGGCGGGTCAGCAACGGGGAACGTGAATGAAACGTTTCAATCCGAACCTCACAGGGGCGATCCTGGCCGCCCCCGCAGCGGCTCGGCTATTCAAGACCCATAGGATGCTGCGGTTGTCATCGGCCAGCCCGGACCCGCTCCTCCGCGAACGGGTCACCCGCCCGGGGTCCCGTCGGGATCCCTGAGGGCCATGGCCGCTCTCCGCCACTTCCTGCCAACCGCCGGACAGTCATGCTCGCTCTCAAGATCTCGGTTTATTCGGTCGTTTTCTTTTTCATCGGGATCTTCGTCTTCGGCTTCCTGGCCAGCGATCCGAGCCGTACCCCCAGCCGCAAGGACCTCGAGGATTGAACGTCCTCGCGCGGACGTGATCCGGGCGCCCTGGTGGCCAGCGGCCATCAGGGCGCCCTTGCTGTGATCGGCTGAGCGGCAGGGTCTGCCGCCCCTGACGACGCTGCATCCTCCCTGTTCCTGACGCGCGCATTTTGGGCGGGCCGATCCGGTCCCCCGAACCGGCCCTTGGCTCCCCCCTGATCAGCGAGCGCGTGGCAGGATCCCAGCGATTCGCTCCCACGCCCGGCTTCCTGTGCCCTTTCCCCGACGGACTGTTCCAGGGGCTGTGGCGGCCGCCGGATTCGGCCTGGCGTGGGTGAATCCCGTGCTTGCGCTCCCCGCGCTCGACCCCCGAGCTGCGGCCCCGGAGCTTCCAGGCGGTGCGGCTCCGCCCCTCACTGTGCTCGCACCGTCCGGTGTCGAGGCAATGAACGCTCCCGGCGATGGGGCTGCACCTCCGAATCCCCGTGCGGCTTCGGCTGCATCGGGCTCGGCCGCGGCCCTGGCCGGCCTCCCGTCCGCCTCGCAGGTCGAACCCCTGCCGCTCCAGGCGCCCGTCGGCCTTCCCGCCCCCGATGCAGCGGCGCCTCCGGCACCCCCTCTTCCAGCGGCGGACCCCGCGACGGTTCTTTCCGACGCCGCGGTCGCGGCGCCTCCTCCGGAGTCACGACCTCCCGTTGTGGCGCCGGGGGTGCCCCTGGACCTTGAACTGCGCGCCGATCGCCAGGGCTATGACGCCCAGCTGCGCCGCTTCGTCAGCACCGGCAATGTCACCGCCCTGGTGGCCGGCGCTCGCCTGATGGCTGATCGGCTTGAGATCGACACCGAGTCGCGCACGCTCTATGCGTTCGGCCGCGTGCGCTTTCAGCGCGGACAGCAATACCTCCAGGCCAGCCGCCTGCGCTACAGCCTGCTGGAGGGCCGTGGCGAGATGCAGGACGCCTACGGCGTTCTCGACCTGGATGGCTCCGCCACCGACCTCGATCTCAGCCAGGAACCCACGACGCCCCTGCCGCCGCCGGAGGCGATCAGCTGTCCGCCGGCGCTGCCCCCACCGCCCCAGTGGCATCCCTACCCCTGGGCCGTGACCACCTGGGCGGGTCAGATGTTCGCCGCCAACTTCGGCGACACCTTCATCTTCAAGGGACGTCTGCGGCCGGAGTATCTGGTGGGGCTCGGCCTGCAGCGTCGCCTGTTCGATGCCGGCCCCTTCGCCCTGGAGCTCGACGCCAATCTCCTCGGCCACCGGGCCGACCGCCAGCCTGGCGGCCCCTTCAATCAGGCGGTTCCCAACGCCGATACCCCTTCCCAGACCTTCGCAGACATGACGGTGGGCCTGGGTGCCCGCCTGTGGCTGCAGCCCTGGCTGAACATCTATTTCGTGGAAGGCGTCAGCCTGCTGAGTCAGAACAGCAACTATGAGCGCACCTTTCGCGAGAACTACACCACTTTCCTCAATTACCTGGCCTTCGAGGTCGAGGCCCTGGTGTCGCCCCAGTGGTCGGCGGTGGGCCGCATCCACCACCGCTCCGGTGCCTACGGCCTGTACAGCGGTGTGAGTGAGGGCAGCAATGCCTATCTGGTTGGTCTGCGCTACCGCTGGGGGCAGACACCGCCCTTCGTGCCGCCGCTGGAGCTGCCGCCGCCCCAGGGCTGTCCCGGCGCGCCACCCCCTGGTCAGGAGCGGCCGAGTGGGCTGTCGCAGCAGCTGGAGGTGGTCACGATGGGGCCCCAGCGTCTGGGCACCCCGCCGCCGCCGCCCGCAGTCCCGCGAGCCCGTCAGGCCTCAGCCGCCTCTTCCGGCAACCTCTGGGCCCGTGCCCGGGAGCAGGAACGGCTGCGGCGAGAAGCGATTGCCCGCATCGATCAGCGCGTGCGCGATGTGCAGTTCCAGCAGAGTCTCGTCGCTGAACGACGCCGTGGGGTCTCGGACGAGCCGGCCCTAACAGACACTGCCAGTCAGTTCGGTGGCATCCGGCCCGGCCAGCTGCCGGATCTCAACACTCAGAACGGCCGCCAGCTGGTGCGTGGCTCCATCAGCCGCTGGCGGATTCAGGCACGCCTGCTGCGTTTCACCCCCACCACCCTGAGCGGGGATCGGGTGGGCTTTTCCAACGATCCGTTCACACCAGCCCAGGTGTGGATGGACTCCACGGATGTGGTCGCCACATTGCTGCCGAATGGCGATACGGAGATCAAGGCCGCCAAGAATCGCCTGCGGCTTGAGGACCGTCTGCCGATCGCAGTGCAGCGTACGGCCACGATCAGCAAGGAGGAGGAGATTGAGAATCGCTGGGTGTTCGGCTATGACGAGGAGGACCGCGATGGCTATTTCTTCGGCTACAAGATTCCCGTGAAGCTGGGTGACAGTGTCCGACTGACCCTGCAGCCCCAGTTCCTGGCGGAGCGCGCGATCGACAGCAGCACTGACTCCTACCCACTGCCGGGTCAGTCGGTCGCAGCCCCCCCCGTCACCCAGCCAGCCACCACCAGCGATCTGTTTGGTCTGGATGCACGGCTCTCAGGCCCCATCGTCGGTTTCGGCGCCAACGCCCGACTGGAGATGTCCACCTTCAACCCGGAAAACATCCCGGACGGCACCCGCAGTTCCGGCACCCTTGATCGTGTCGTCGACCTCCCGCTGCTGGGTTCGAGCCTGTTCCGACTGTTCGGGGCTTATCGCTTCCGGACCTGGAACGGTTCTCTTGGGGAGCAGGACGTCTACACGGCCTATGGCGTCTCGCTTGACAAGAACGGCTCGTTCCCCGACTTGGGAGCCCTCTCGAGCAGCTACTACTGGCGTGTCGGTGTGGGGAACTATCAGGCCAATCCCGTTGACAGCATTGATCTGGCACGGCTCTGGCGTGGAAACGCCGTGGGCTCCCTGAATGCCTCCCTGGCTCTGTGGCGAGGCAAGCCGGCGCCGCCGACACCCCTGGCGGGTCTGATGAACAGCGCGACGCCGATCCGGCCCGGTCTGACTCTCGATGCCAACCTGCTGGGCACCGCCGCGTATTTCGGAGATGGGACCAACCAGAACACCATCACTCTCTCCGGCGGGCCCACGCTCACTCTGGGCCACTTCGTGCGCCCCTTCCTCGACTACACCCGTCTGACGATCACGGGCAGTGGAACGCTGAGGCAGGGTCTCAGCCCCTTCGGCTTTGATCAGGCGGTCGATCTGGGCACGCTTGGAATCGGTCTGACGCAGCAACTCGTCGGGCCGCTGGTGTTCAGCGGCGGCATCGGCTTCAATGTCAGCCCGTCATCCGAGTTCTACGGAGACGTCACGGCGTCTTATGTCGAGCTGCGTTGGCAGCGGCGTGCCTATGAGGTCGGGGTTTTCTACAGCCCCTATCAGGGCATCGGTGGCGTGCGCATCAAGCTCAACGACTTCAACTTCAATGGGCCCGGGGTGCCCTTTGTTCCCCTCAATCCGGCCGCTGCCGTGCTGGATCGACCCTTCTGAGTCTCAGGCGGCGAACTGATGCAGGTAGGGCAACCGGGTGGCGGTCTGCTTCAGGGCATCGTCGTGGGCGAGCAGCTGGCCGGTGGCATCCCACTGGCCGCTCACCAGCATCTGGCGCGGGCCGCTGGCCAGCTCCAGGCTCCACTGCTGGCCGGCCCCGCGGAGGACCGCCGAGGCCACGTCCAGGGTGAAGGGCTCGGCAGGGGCGGCGGTCGCAGCGTCCTGAACTGCAAGCATCGTCTCGTGGTCGGCCACCAGGCAGGGGATGCCCAGGGCCAGGCAGTTGCCGTGGAAGATCTCGGCGAAGCTCTCGCCCACGACGGCGCGGATGCCCCAGCGCATCAGGGCCTGCGGCGCGTGCTCGCGGCTGGAGCCGCAGCCGAAGTTGCGATTCACCAGCAGGATCGTCGCCTCCCGATGCTCGGGGCGATCGAAGGGATGGTCACCCCCCAGTTCGGCGCGATCGTCGGCGAAGACCGCCGGACCGAGGGCCTCGAAGGTGACGCATTTGAGAAAGCGGGCCGGAATGATCCGGTCGGTGTCGATGTCATCGCCGCGCACCACCACGGTGGTGCCCCTGACGCTGGTGATCGCTCCGGAGGGGAAGGGGCTGCTGCTGGCCATCGGGTGGGTGGGCGGCGAAGGGATGGGTGAAATCAGTGAGGACGGCGCTGGCGGTGCGGCAATGCCGCCAGCGGATGGATGGACGCTCCCCGCGGTGTCGTCCCGGGCCGGAACGACGCAGGGGCGAGAAGAGAGGTCTCAGCCTGAGCGATCAGCTCGCGCACATCGGTGACGCGGCCCCGGACGGCTGCGGCCGCCACCATCGCCGGGCTCATCAGCAGGGTGCGGCCGCTGGCGGAACCCTGCCGGCCCTTGAAGTTGCGGTTGCTGGAGCTGGCACTGATCTGGCGGCCCTCGAGTCGATCCGGGTTCATGGCCAGGCACATGGAGCAACCCGGCTGGCGCCACTCGAAGCCGGCTTCGAGAAACACCTTGTCGAGACCCTCAGCCTCCGCGGCCGCGGCCACCTGTTCGCTGCCGGGCACCACGAAGGCCTTGATGCCGGGCGCCACGTGGCGGCCCCGGGCCACGGCCGCCGCCGCCTGCAGATCGGAGAGACGGCCGTTGGTGCAGCTGCCGATGAAGCAGACATCCACGGGTGTCCCTTCGATCGGAGTGCCGGGCTGCAGGTCCATGTAGCGGTAGGCCTCCTCGGCGATCGGCCGCTCATCCGGGTCGGTCTGCTCCAGGGTGGGGACGGTTTCATTCACACCGATGCCCTGCCCGGGGGTGATGCCCCAGGTGATCGTCGGCGCGATGGCGTCGGCATCGAAGCGCACCTCGTCGTCGAACACGGCATCGGGGCCGCTCGCCAGCGCGCTCCACCAGGCCACGGCCCGCTCCCAGGCCTCTCCGCTGGGAGCACAGGGCCGCCCCTTCAGGTAGTCGAAGGTCACCTGGTCCGGGTTCACGTAGCCGCAGCGGGCGCCCCCCTCGATCGCCATGTTGCAGAGGGTCATGCGCTCCTCCATCGAGAGCGCATCAATCGCCGGGCCGGCGAACTCATAGGCGTAGCCCACGCCGCCCTTCACCCCGAGGGTGCGGATGATGTGCAGCACCAGATCCTTGGCGTAGACGCCGGGCTGCAGTCGACCCTCCACCCAGAGGCGACGCACCTTCAGTTTGCCCATCGCCAGGCTCTGGCTGGCGAGCACATCGCGCACCTGGCTGGTGCCGATGCCGAAGGCGATCGCGCCGAAGGCGCCGTGGGTGGAGGTGTGGGAGTCACCGCAGGCCACGGTCATCCCCGGCTGGGTGAGCCCCAGCTCCGGGGCGATCACGTGGACGATCCCCTGGTTGCCGCTGCCGAGGCCGTGCAGATGGATGCCGTGGGCGGCGCAGTTGGCCTCGAGCGTCGCCAGCATCTCCTCGGCCAGGGGATCGGCAAACGGGCGAGCCTGGCTGGTGGTGGGCACGATGTGATCCACCGTCGCCACGGTGCGCTCCGGATGGCGCACGCCCAGGCCCAGATCCTTCAGGGCGGCGAAGGCCTGGGGGCTGGTCACCTCATGGATCAGATGCAGGCCGATGAACAGCTGGGTGGCGCCACCGGGCAGCTCGGCGACGTGGTGCAGGTCCCAGACCTTGTCGTAGAGGGTGCCGGAGCTCACCGTGAATACCGCCACAGGAAGGGGTCACCCTAAGAGTTCGCTGCCGAGTCACCGGCGCTCGATTCAGGCCAGGGGCATGCTCCAGACGCTCGGCACTCAGGCGGGTCTATTGGGTGAGCACCACAGTGGCGCCGGCGAGGGTTCAGCCATCTGCACCGACGCGCTGCGCACATGCACCGTCAGGTCGGCCAGCGCCTCGAGAGGCACCCAGGAGAGATCCCCTGGGTTGTTGGTGTGGCCTCGGGGACCAGGCGGTGACGTTCGGCCATGGCGCTGGAGTGGTGTCTGTGGGGAGCGGTGGCCGGAGGATCGTCAGGGGCGCAGGACCTGACTGGCGGGGCGCTGGAACAGGCCATCGAGGTAGTGGCGCGCCACCGACCGCTCACGGCAGCCGTGCTGGAACAGGAAGCCCGCCAGGGCGGCCTGCATCAGGCGGTACTGGTCCCACTGGGGGTGCAGCCGGATGAACTCCCGCATGGCGTCGAACAGATCCTCCGGCATCTGGTTTTCGATGCTCACGGTGGCGGGGGCGGTCTCCGGGGTCTGGCTCATACGGCGTGGATCGCTGGACCCATCCATCACCCCACGGCAGGGCGGTCCACGTCAAAGGTGCCCAGCCGCGGTCTCCCACCCGGCCGTCGCGCCGCTCTCGCGTTGCGATCTCCCGTCAGCACTGGCCTGCGCGCCCCCCCGGTCGCCCGCCTGGCGGCGGCAGAGCGGTCCACCGCCTGCGGTCAAGGGGAGAGACCGATTTCCCCAGAAGCCCACCTTCCGGGCGCTCCAATCCGGCTCCACAGGATCCCGATCTGGGGAAAACCTGCCCTGGATGGGGGAAAACGCCTGGGGGCCTGGGGAAAAACTCAACGCTCAGCATTGGTGATCGTTCCCCTGCCCCTCTGCAGGAATGCCGATCAACCCTTGTCATCCGGTCGCCCCTGCAGCAGCGACTGTCCACGCCGGGGTTGGCCGATGGGTGTGTCGCGAGCGGTTGCTGGCGCCTGATGCCGACCCCTACGCCAGCCTGCGCCGCAACCGGTCGAGGGCCTCGCCCACGGTGAGGGTCTGAATCCAGGCCCGGCCGCGGCTGGATCCGAAGCGGATCGCCTCGCTCCAGGTGCCATCGGGGCCGGCCAGGGCGAGATGCACCAGCCCCACCGGTTTGCTGTCGCTGCCGCCCCCGGGGCCGGCGAT
It contains:
- the leuD gene encoding 3-isopropylmalate dehydratase small subunit; the protein is MASSSPFPSGAITSVRGTTVVVRGDDIDTDRIIPARFLKCVTFEALGPAVFADDRAELGGDHPFDRPEHREATILLVNRNFGCGSSREHAPQALMRWGIRAVVGESFAEIFHGNCLALGIPCLVADHETMLAVQDAATAAPAEPFTLDVASAVLRGAGQQWSLELASGPRQMLVSGQWDATGQLLAHDDALKQTATRLPYLHQFAA
- a CDS encoding DUF3769 domain-containing protein, yielding MPLDLELRADRQGYDAQLRRFVSTGNVTALVAGARLMADRLEIDTESRTLYAFGRVRFQRGQQYLQASRLRYSLLEGRGEMQDAYGVLDLDGSATDLDLSQEPTTPLPPPEAISCPPALPPPPQWHPYPWAVTTWAGQMFAANFGDTFIFKGRLRPEYLVGLGLQRRLFDAGPFALELDANLLGHRADRQPGGPFNQAVPNADTPSQTFADMTVGLGARLWLQPWLNIYFVEGVSLLSQNSNYERTFRENYTTFLNYLAFEVEALVSPQWSAVGRIHHRSGAYGLYSGVSEGSNAYLVGLRYRWGQTPPFVPPLELPPPQGCPGAPPPGQERPSGLSQQLEVVTMGPQRLGTPPPPPAVPRARQASAASSGNLWARAREQERLRREAIARIDQRVRDVQFQQSLVAERRRGVSDEPALTDTASQFGGIRPGQLPDLNTQNGRQLVRGSISRWRIQARLLRFTPTTLSGDRVGFSNDPFTPAQVWMDSTDVVATLLPNGDTEIKAAKNRLRLEDRLPIAVQRTATISKEEEIENRWVFGYDEEDRDGYFFGYKIPVKLGDSVRLTLQPQFLAERAIDSSTDSYPLPGQSVAAPPVTQPATTSDLFGLDARLSGPIVGFGANARLEMSTFNPENIPDGTRSSGTLDRVVDLPLLGSSLFRLFGAYRFRTWNGSLGEQDVYTAYGVSLDKNGSFPDLGALSSSYYWRVGVGNYQANPVDSIDLARLWRGNAVGSLNASLALWRGKPAPPTPLAGLMNSATPIRPGLTLDANLLGTAAYFGDGTNQNTITLSGGPTLTLGHFVRPFLDYTRLTITGSGTLRQGLSPFGFDQAVDLGTLGIGLTQQLVGPLVFSGGIGFNVSPSSEFYGDVTASYVELRWQRRAYEVGVFYSPYQGIGGVRIKLNDFNFNGPGVPFVPLNPAAAVLDRPF
- a CDS encoding DUF2811 domain-containing protein codes for the protein MSQTPETAPATVSIENQMPEDLFDAMREFIRLHPQWDQYRLMQAALAGFLFQHGCRERSVARHYLDGLFQRPASQVLRP
- the leuC gene encoding 3-isopropylmalate dehydratase large subunit, translating into MSSGTLYDKVWDLHHVAELPGGATQLFIGLHLIHEVTSPQAFAALKDLGLGVRHPERTVATVDHIVPTTSQARPFADPLAEEMLATLEANCAAHGIHLHGLGSGNQGIVHVIAPELGLTQPGMTVACGDSHTSTHGAFGAIAFGIGTSQVRDVLASQSLAMGKLKVRRLWVEGRLQPGVYAKDLVLHIIRTLGVKGGVGYAYEFAGPAIDALSMEERMTLCNMAIEGGARCGYVNPDQVTFDYLKGRPCAPSGEAWERAVAWWSALASGPDAVFDDEVRFDADAIAPTITWGITPGQGIGVNETVPTLEQTDPDERPIAEEAYRYMDLQPGTPIEGTPVDVCFIGSCTNGRLSDLQAAAAVARGRHVAPGIKAFVVPGSEQVAAAAEAEGLDKVFLEAGFEWRQPGCSMCLAMNPDRLEGRQISASSSNRNFKGRQGSASGRTLLMSPAMVAAAAVRGRVTDVRELIAQAETSLLAPASFRPGTTPRGASIHPLAALPHRQRRPH